A stretch of DNA from Microlunatus capsulatus:
CCCCTTCACCCTCTCCGGCGGGGAGAAGCGGCGGCTGTCGGTGGCCACGGTGCTGGTCACCTCGCCCGACCTGCTGGTGCTCGACGAGCCGACGTTCGGCCAGGACGCGCTGACCTGGGCCGGGCTGGTGGACCTCCTCGGGGCCCTGCTCGCCGAGGGCCGCACCGTCCTCTCGGTGACCCACGACCGGGCCTTCGTCGACGCCCTGGGCGGCACCGAGCTGGTGCTCGGCCCCGGCGACGGCGTCCGTGCCCCGGCGGCGGCGCGGTGAGCACCGCGGTGCTCGCGGGCCCGGGGCGTCGGGTGCTCACCGTCAACCCGGTGGCCAAGATCGCCGCGCTGGTCCCGCTGACGCTCTGCCTGCTCAGCACGCTGGACTGGCTCTCGGCCGTCGTCGCCGTCGTCGGCGAGCTCGTCGTCTTCCTCGCCGTCGGGCTGCGGGCGCGCGGGCTGGGCCGGCGGCTGCTCCCGCTGCTGGTGGCCGCCCCGCTGGCCGGGGTGACGATGGTGCTCTACGGCCGGCCGTCGGGGGAGACCTACCTGCGGCTGGGTCTGGTGCACGTCACCGAGGGCTCGGTCGCCATCGGCCTGGCCACGACGGCCCGGCTGGTGGCCATCGCGCTGCCGGCGGTCGTGCTGCTGGCCACCATCGACCCGACCGACCTCGCCGACGGCCTCGCCCAGCGCTGGCGGCTGCCCGGCCGGTTCGTCCTCGGGGCGCTGGCGGGGCTGCGGCTGGTGGGGCTGTTCCTGCAGGACTGGCGCTCCCTCGAGCTGGCCCGGCGCGCCCGCGGCGTCGCCGACTCGGGCCGGCTGCGCCGGTTCGCCGGGCAGGTGCTGGCGCTGCTCGTGCTCGCGGTCCGACGGGGCAGCCGGCTGGCGACGGCGATGGAGGCGCGCGGCTTCGACGGCCCGACCGCCCGCACCTGGGCGCGACCCTCCCCCTTCGGCCGCGCGGAGGTCGTCACGATCGCCGCCGGGGCCGCGCTCGGCGCGCTCTGCGTGGTGGTGGCCGTGCTGGCCGGCACCTGGAACCCGGTCCTCACCTGAGGTCCCCGGACGCGCGAGGGCCCGGCACCGCGGGGGCGGTGCCGGGCCGTCGGGGTCGCTCGCGCGCTACTTGCCGAGCGCGTCCTTCACCGTGGACGTGACCTTCTCGGCCAGGTTCGGCTTCGGGTCGGTGCCGAACAGCCGCGGGTCGGGCTGGGTGGGCGGGGGCATCGGGGCCGACGTCGTCGGGCCGTCGTGGTAGGTGAACTCGCCGTTGCCGTCCGGCGTCGGGCCCGAGGCCCAGCGGCCCTCGGCGGCGGCCTTCCCGTCGGAGAAGTTGAGGTACTGGTAGTGCACCTCGGTGTTCTCGAGCTTCTGCGGGAAGTTGCTCGGCACCGGCAGCTCCTCCAGGCCCTCGGCCTGCAGCTCGGCGATCGCGGCCAGCCACTGGTTCTGGTGCATGGTGTCGCGGGCGATGAGGAAGCTCAGCAGGTCCCGGACCCCCTTGTCGTCGGTCATGTGGTACAGCCGGGCGGCCTGCAGCCGGCCCTGCATCTCGCCGTTGGCGTTGGCGTAGAAGTCGGCGAGCAGGTTGCCGCTGGCGGTGATGTAGCTGCCCTGCCAGGGGTTCCCGTTGCTGTCGACGGCCCGGGCGCCGGCCCCGGCGACGATGGCGTGCTGCACGTCGCCGCCGCCGATCACCGCGGCCATCACCGGGTCGGAGTCGACGGTGGCCTGCAGGTCGGCGTTCGGGTCCTTCTCGAGCAGCCGGGCGATCATGATCGCCAGCATCTCGACGTGGCCGAACTCCTCGGAGCCGATGCCGAAGAGGAGGTCGCGCCACTTGCCCGGGATGTGCACGTTCCAGGCCTGGAACCCGTACTGCATCGCGATGGTGATCTCGCCGTACTGCCCGCCCAGCACCTCCTGCAGCTTGCGGGCGTAGATGGCGTCCGGCTTGTCGGGGACGGCCTTGAACTGCAGCTCCTGCTTGTGGAAGAACATCCTGCTCCTCGGGGATGGGGTGTCTCGATCGGTTCCCCTACCCGGCTACCCGGGTGGGCCGGGGCGAAACGGGTGGCCGGGGCCGGCGGGCGCGGCCGCTAGCATCGGGCCGCCGCCCTCCGCGGCGCCGCGACCTGAGGAGCCGCTCGTGCCCACCGAGACCGTCACGCTCACCTCGCTGGCCCGCTACCCGCTGAAGTCGGGCCGCGCCGAGCCCCTGGCCGAGGCGGTGGTGGAGCCCTGGGGGCTGGCGGGCGACCGGCGCTGGATGGTCGTCGACGAGGCCGGCGCGATGCTCACCGGCCGCCAGGTGCCGGGGATGGTGCTGGTGGAGGCCGAGGTCGCCCCCGACGCCCTCGTGCTGCGGGCGGCGGGCCGGCCCGAGCTGCGGGTGCCCGTGCCGCCCGGCCCCGACCGGGTGGAGGTCGACCTCTGGGGCAGCCGCTTCCCCGCCACCCCGGCGCCGGGCGCCGAGGCCTGGCTGGCCGACGTGCTGGGCCGGCCGGCCGCGCTGCTGCACCTGGCCGACCCCCGCGGCCGCCCCGCCGACCCCGCCTTCGCCGGCCCCGACGACGTGGTCTCCCTGGCCGACGGCTTCCCCCTGATGCTCACCAGCGAGTCCTCGCTGGCCGCGCTCGACGCCTGGGTCGCCGCCGGGCCGCGGCCCGAGGAGGGTCCGCTGGGTATGGGCCGGTTCCGCCCCAACCTGGTGGTCGCCGGTGCGGAGGCGTGGGCGGAGGACCGGTGGCGGCGGGTCCGGGTCGGCGAGGTGGTGCTGCGGGTCGTCAAGGGCTGCGAGCGCTGCGCGTTCACCCTCGTCGACCCGGCCACCGCGGAGCGGACCAAGGAGCCGCTGACGAGCCTGGCCCGGCACCGCCGGCTGGACGGCAAGACCTGGTTCGGGGTCAACCTCGTCCCCGAGCAGGCCGGCGGCCGGCTCCGGGTGGGCGACGCCGTCGAGGTCCTGGAGGCCGTCGAGGAGCCGGGTCCGCTGCGCTGAGCCGCGGACCCGGCCGCCCGCTCAGGGGGCGGTGACCACCAGCGAGTCGAGCCGGACGGTGACCGGGGCGTTCGTGGCGCCGCTGGAGAGGTAGGGGCTGACGGCGACCGAGCCCGCCGCCTGCAGCCCGGCGGTGCTGTCGGCCACCGAGCGCTGCCAGGTCGTCGGCTCCGGCGTCCCGGCCTTCCAGACCTTCGCCCGCAGGGTGGTGGGAGCGGTGCCGGAGGCCTCGGTGCGCACGTTCAGCAGGTCGCCGGGGGTGTAGGTGAGCCCGCTGACCGCGACCGCCGCCTGCAGGTTGACCTCCGAGCCGGTGGCCGTGGTGCGGGCCAGCTCCAGGGTCACCGCGCCGGCGCTGGTCACCCGGGTCTTGGCCAGGTAGGCGCCGCCGCCGGTGACCCGGCGGGCGTGCGTGGCCAGGTAGAGGCCGCTGCCGGCGGGCACCTTGTCGAGCCCGAAGGCCAGCCGGGTGTCGCTGCCGGTCGTCGTGACCTGGTTGAGCGCGGCGACCGGCCCGCTGCCGGCGCCCACCTTCACGGTGGCCACCCCGCCCCCGACCGCGTAGTTCGCGGCGGTCCCGGACACCGTCCAGGCCCCGCCGGTGGGCGCGGAGCCCCACCCGGAGTTGACGGTGCGCGCGAACTGGTCGTCGACCAGCGCGCCCGCGACCGGCGCCGTCGGCGCGACGTTGCGGGTGCTCTGCGCCGTCCCGCCGTCGTCGTCGGTCACCGTCAGGGTGACGGGGTAGCTGCCGGGCGTGCGGTAGGTGTGCGACGCCGTCACCCCGGTCGCGGTGCTGCCGTCGCCGAAGGTCCAGGCGTAGGAGGCGATGGTGCCGTCGGGGTCGCGCGAGGCGCCGGCGTCGACGCCGCAGACCAGGTCGGTGCAGGTGCTGGTGAACGAGGCCACCGGCGGCTGGTCGGCGGGGGTGGTGCCCTTGGTCAGGGTGAAGGAGTCGGCCAGGGTGCCGCCGGCCCCGCGGACGAAGGAGGCCTGCAGCACGTCGGCGGTCGCCTGGACGTCGAGGAACCCGTAGGTGGGGTTGACGTTGCGGCCGCTGGTCGCCGCCATGTAGGGCAGCTCCGGGTCGGTGGTCGTGACGTCGTACAGCAGCTGGCCGCCGGTCCCGACGACCATGGCGACGCTGCCCGCGCCCGCACGGAAGTCGCCGTCCGTGTCGGCCACGCAGCCGGCGTCGTAGCGGCCGGGGACGAAGGCCGGGCAGCCGGCGCCCAGCGCCAGCTGGTGGCTGCGCTGGTAGGTGTGCTCGTGCCCGCTGAGCACCAGGTCGACCTTCTTGGACAGCAGCAGGTTGAAGACGTCGGCGCCGGAGTCGCAGCCGTACTTGCCCACCGTCAGGCAGGGCTTGTGCATCCCGACGACCACCCACGGCACCCCCGCGGCGCGGGCGCCGTCGATGGCCTGGGCCGTCCACTGGTACCGGGCCGAGCCGGCCGCGTAGCTCCAGGTGCCGTCGGGGTAGGTCAGCCCGGGCGAGATCATGACGAACCGGACCAGGGGGGCGCCGGCCGGCACGTCGACGTAGTACTGCCGGCCGTAGGTCCCGACGACCCCGGGCAGCTGGTTCGGCAGGCAGGCGGAGAAGTCGTTGATGTTGCCGTTGAGGCCGTTGGACTCGTGGTTCCCGGAGAGCATCTCGAAGGGGAAGGAGTCCCCGACGCGCGCCTTGACGAAGTCGCACCAGCCCTGCTCCCCGCCCACCGTCCCGTAGGACATGTCGCCGAGGGTGACCGCGACGTCGCTGCCCGTCGCGGCCAGCTGGTCGAGCACCAGACCGGTGTTCGTCGTCTGGGCGAAGTCGCCGGCGGCGGTGAGGTGCAGCCGGCCCGGTTGCGGGGCCGCCGACACCTGGGTGCCGAGCAGCACCAGGAACACGGCCAGCACCACGGCCCGCAGGGTCACCCGTCGTCGCATGGCGGCACAGTAGTACCGCCGGACGCCGGCCGGGGGCCGGACGGGCGAACGGGCCGGGTCCGGACGGGGCTCAGGCGGCGACGGGCTCGACGGCCCGGGCCAGCACGGTCAGCTCCCGCTCGGTGAAGGGGATCAGCGCCAGCCGCTGCACGGCCTCGGGCAGCAGCGTCAGCCGGCCGGCGACGGGGGCGACGGTGAGGTGCGCCAGCGCGCCGTTGGCACCGGGCTCCACCTCCAGGCACCAGCCGAGCACCGAGCCGTCGGGCAGCCGCGTCCGCCACCCCGTGCTGGCGCCGACCGGCGGCTCGGCGTAGCGCCACCGCTTGAGGTGGCCGGGGGCCGGGTCATCGGGGACGGTGCCGTGCACCGCCGACGCGTGCCGCACCAGCTGCGACGGTTCGCAGCGGATGAGCCGGTGGCAGGTCATCTCACTCCCGAGGGTCGTCGCCCGGCGCGCCCCGGGCGGATGCCCGGCCGGTACCCGGACCGACGTGGCGGAAACATCGTCCCCCGGGGAGGGTCGCAGGGGAAGGCGCGGGGGTCCCCGGGGCGCGTCGCGCCGGCTCCCGGAGCCGCCGGGGCACCCGCCTGAGCCGTCCCTGAGGTCCCGCTGGGCCGTCCTGAGGTGGCGCTGGGCCGGCGCCGGGGTGCCTGAGGAAGCCGGTGAACCCTGCAGCACTCCTGAGCGGGGCCCAGTCCGGAGCCCGGCTCCCGCCGAGGTCGGCGCCAGATCGTTGAGACATCGGGCCGAGGGGCCCGAGTCCCCCGAAAAAGCAGGAGAACGAGATGACCACCTTCGACCTCGAGTCCACCTTCGCCGCCGACGCCCGCCCCGCCGATGCCCGCCCCGCCGATGCCCGCCCCGCCGACGCCGGCCTGGCCTCCTACGTCCGCCAGCTGCAGGCCGACGTCGAGTCGCTGCCGACCTACCGGCCCGTCGTCGCCGCGGTCATCCCGGCCTACAACGAGGGCGAGACCATCGTCGAGGTGCTGCGGTCGCTGCTCAAGCAGACCCGGCTGCCCGACGAGATCCACGTCATCGTCAACAACACCAAGGACGACACCTTCGAGAAGGCCGCCAAGTTCGCCGGCCCGCGCAGCTCCAAGCGCAAGGGCAAGGACGGCAGCAAGCAGCGCACCGAGGTCTACGTCCACGACATCGGCGCGAACCCCGACAAGAAGGTCGGCGCCCTGAACTACGGCTTCTCCCTCGTCGGCCACGCCGACTACCTGCTCGGCGTCGACGGGGACACCACCCTGGCGCCCGACGCGGTCGAGAAGCTGGAGTCCGAGATCGTCTCCGACACCCGCATCGGCGGCATCTCCGCCATCTACAGCATCGACGACACCGTGGTGAAGGGCCCGATCGCCCGGCTGCTCATCGCCGGCCAGCGCGCCCAGTTCGCCGCCTTCAACATGCAGAACATGCTCCGCGGCCGCAACATGGCCGTCCTCGGCGGCCAGTGCTCGATCTTCTCGATGCGGGCGCTCCGCGCCGTGATGGCCGAGAACCACCAGCAGACCCCGTGGGTCAACGACTCCGAGGTGGAGGACTCGCTGCTGAGCCTGCAGATCAAGTCCGCCGGCTACCTCACCAAGATCTCCGCCCAGGCCCGCGCCGACGTCGGCGGGATGACCACGGTCCGCTCGCTCGACGGCCAGCAGGTCAAGTGGAACTACGGGGCCATCGACCTCATGTGGCCGGGCCAGCGCGGCGACACGAAGGGCCAGCCGCTGCACCCGAACCTGCGCCTGCGCTGGGCCGAGAACTTCGGGATGCTCACCAACATCTTCACCCGCATCGCCTTCGTCCTGCTGCTGGCCGCGTCGCTCTCCATCGGCGCCTTCGTCTTCTCCCCGATCTGGCTCATCCCGCCGGCCGTCGCGATCCTGCTGAACGTCCGGATCGCCATGTCGATGAAGGGCCGGACCTGGCGCGACGTCGCCTTCGCCGCCGCCGGCCTCCCCGCCGAGCTCTACATGTGGCTCCGCGCCGGCCACTTCCTGCGGGCCTGGGCCAAGTTCCTCTCCAAGGTCAAGGTCGACAACTGGGCCGAGCAGGCCAAGGCCGAGCGCGGCTCGGGCAACGCCTTCCTCACCCCGCTGATCATCCTGGGCATCTCCTTCCTCGTCCTCGGCTACACCTGGTTCCAGCTGCCGGTCCTCATCCAGTCCTCGATCCTCTGGCTCGGCTGGCCGGTCCTCTACGTCGTCACCATCGCCCAGACCGTCGTCATGGCCGGCAAGCTCTTCCGCCGCCAGCGTGGCTACAAGGTCTGAGCCCCCGATCGGGAGCGGTCCTGACGTCGGGGGACACAGGACCTCTCTCCCGCACCCACCCCTCGGCCACCGGCCGGGGGGTGCGGTGCTGTTCGCGGTCAGGTGCGGTCCG
This window harbors:
- a CDS encoding energy-coupling factor transporter transmembrane component T family protein, whose translation is MSTAVLAGPGRRVLTVNPVAKIAALVPLTLCLLSTLDWLSAVVAVVGELVVFLAVGLRARGLGRRLLPLLVAAPLAGVTMVLYGRPSGETYLRLGLVHVTEGSVAIGLATTARLVAIALPAVVLLATIDPTDLADGLAQRWRLPGRFVLGALAGLRLVGLFLQDWRSLELARRARGVADSGRLRRFAGQVLALLVLAVRRGSRLATAMEARGFDGPTARTWARPSPFGRAEVVTIAAGAALGALCVVVAVLAGTWNPVLT
- a CDS encoding manganese catalase family protein → MFFHKQELQFKAVPDKPDAIYARKLQEVLGGQYGEITIAMQYGFQAWNVHIPGKWRDLLFGIGSEEFGHVEMLAIMIARLLEKDPNADLQATVDSDPVMAAVIGGGDVQHAIVAGAGARAVDSNGNPWQGSYITASGNLLADFYANANGEMQGRLQAARLYHMTDDKGVRDLLSFLIARDTMHQNQWLAAIAELQAEGLEELPVPSNFPQKLENTEVHYQYLNFSDGKAAAEGRWASGPTPDGNGEFTYHDGPTTSAPMPPPTQPDPRLFGTDPKPNLAEKVTSTVKDALGK
- a CDS encoding MOSC domain-containing protein, which produces MPTETVTLTSLARYPLKSGRAEPLAEAVVEPWGLAGDRRWMVVDEAGAMLTGRQVPGMVLVEAEVAPDALVLRAAGRPELRVPVPPGPDRVEVDLWGSRFPATPAPGAEAWLADVLGRPAALLHLADPRGRPADPAFAGPDDVVSLADGFPLMLTSESSLAALDAWVAAGPRPEEGPLGMGRFRPNLVVAGAEAWAEDRWRRVRVGEVVLRVVKGCERCAFTLVDPATAERTKEPLTSLARHRRLDGKTWFGVNLVPEQAGGRLRVGDAVEVLEAVEEPGPLR
- a CDS encoding PKD domain-containing protein, with translation MRRRVTLRAVVLAVFLVLLGTQVSAAPQPGRLHLTAAGDFAQTTNTGLVLDQLAATGSDVAVTLGDMSYGTVGGEQGWCDFVKARVGDSFPFEMLSGNHESNGLNGNINDFSACLPNQLPGVVGTYGRQYYVDVPAGAPLVRFVMISPGLTYPDGTWSYAAGSARYQWTAQAIDGARAAGVPWVVVGMHKPCLTVGKYGCDSGADVFNLLLSKKVDLVLSGHEHTYQRSHQLALGAGCPAFVPGRYDAGCVADTDGDFRAGAGSVAMVVGTGGQLLYDVTTTDPELPYMAATSGRNVNPTYGFLDVQATADVLQASFVRGAGGTLADSFTLTKGTTPADQPPVASFTSTCTDLVCGVDAGASRDPDGTIASYAWTFGDGSTATGVTASHTYRTPGSYPVTLTVTDDDGGTAQSTRNVAPTAPVAGALVDDQFARTVNSGWGSAPTGGAWTVSGTAANYAVGGGVATVKVGAGSGPVAALNQVTTTGSDTRLAFGLDKVPAGSGLYLATHARRVTGGGAYLAKTRVTSAGAVTLELARTTATGSEVNLQAAVAVSGLTYTPGDLLNVRTEASGTAPTTLRAKVWKAGTPEPTTWQRSVADSTAGLQAAGSVAVSPYLSSGATNAPVTVRLDSLVVTAP
- a CDS encoding glycosyltransferase family 2 protein, whose amino-acid sequence is MTTFDLESTFAADARPADARPADARPADAGLASYVRQLQADVESLPTYRPVVAAVIPAYNEGETIVEVLRSLLKQTRLPDEIHVIVNNTKDDTFEKAAKFAGPRSSKRKGKDGSKQRTEVYVHDIGANPDKKVGALNYGFSLVGHADYLLGVDGDTTLAPDAVEKLESEIVSDTRIGGISAIYSIDDTVVKGPIARLLIAGQRAQFAAFNMQNMLRGRNMAVLGGQCSIFSMRALRAVMAENHQQTPWVNDSEVEDSLLSLQIKSAGYLTKISAQARADVGGMTTVRSLDGQQVKWNYGAIDLMWPGQRGDTKGQPLHPNLRLRWAENFGMLTNIFTRIAFVLLLAASLSIGAFVFSPIWLIPPAVAILLNVRIAMSMKGRTWRDVAFAAAGLPAELYMWLRAGHFLRAWAKFLSKVKVDNWAEQAKAERGSGNAFLTPLIILGISFLVLGYTWFQLPVLIQSSILWLGWPVLYVVTIAQTVVMAGKLFRRQRGYKV